A genomic stretch from Bosea sp. F3-2 includes:
- a CDS encoding multidrug efflux SMR transporter → MAWLYLFSAGILEVVWAFTMKQSDGFSRPGPTAITIVTMIGSFALLSLAMRALSLGTAYTIWTGIGAVGAFLVGVTVLGEALTPMRIAAAVLIVSGLVMMKLSAH, encoded by the coding sequence ATGGCGTGGCTCTACCTGTTTTCTGCCGGCATTCTCGAAGTCGTCTGGGCTTTCACCATGAAGCAGTCGGACGGGTTTTCCCGTCCGGGGCCGACGGCGATCACCATCGTCACCATGATCGGCAGCTTCGCCCTGCTCTCGCTGGCGATGCGCGCCCTGTCGCTCGGCACGGCCTATACGATCTGGACCGGCATCGGCGCCGTCGGCGCCTTCCTCGTCGGCGTCACCGTGCTCGGCGAGGCGCTGACGCCGATGCGCATCGCCGCCGCCGTGCTGATCGTCTCCGGCCTTGTCATGATGAAGCTGTCGGCACACTGA
- a CDS encoding mucoidy inhibitor MuiA family protein, producing the protein MKSHIAAALILAPSLASAAETELASRIDRVTVYPDGAIVTRLGKADLLQGVSQVVLRGLPATIDPASIRVEGKGNGTFSVGAVDVRVTPGDAKPVLDTVLEDKLKALRDDKGKFESQIAAIEAKRSTIERFAQTGPDKLGPDGKALPVADWPAVFEAIGTALVKVQDELRGVRSRLSDVEAEIASLERARPQAGRPGAPKRDVAIAVEAPQPLAAEFTVSYRVTGANWTPTYEARLTTTAEKPEIALTRRAEIRQRSGESWDDVALTLSTTRSAGGTRAPDLAPMQVAFFEPPAIYESRSRAGAAPAAMAAARAKAEAEALAAQSQRAITPAPAPVPARPAEVEVATIEAGAYQANFQVPGRATIPQDGSPKTVVLTQRKAEATLAARTVPELEQKAYLEAGFVHEEEAPLLPGRVALHRDGSYVGMGQVGLVAPGDKLELGFGADDRIKVSYAPVKRRENEPSWLGQSRTDQREFRTVVKSLHARPVKVTVLGRIPFSESTAIAVEPISAQTTPPTEKQVGDRRGVSSWTFDLAPGAEKELKLAYRLKWPGDRELSYDEQPLPGR; encoded by the coding sequence GTGAAAAGCCATATTGCCGCCGCCCTGATTCTTGCGCCCAGCCTCGCCAGCGCCGCCGAGACCGAGCTTGCGAGCCGGATCGACCGGGTCACGGTCTATCCCGATGGTGCCATCGTGACGCGACTCGGCAAGGCGGATTTGTTGCAGGGCGTTTCGCAGGTCGTGCTGCGCGGGCTGCCGGCGACGATCGACCCCGCCTCCATCCGCGTCGAAGGCAAAGGTAACGGCACCTTCTCGGTTGGCGCCGTCGATGTCCGCGTCACACCGGGTGACGCCAAGCCGGTGCTCGATACGGTGCTGGAGGACAAGCTCAAGGCGCTGCGCGACGACAAGGGCAAGTTCGAGAGCCAGATTGCCGCGATCGAGGCCAAGCGCTCGACCATCGAACGCTTCGCCCAGACCGGCCCGGACAAGCTCGGCCCCGACGGCAAGGCTCTGCCGGTCGCCGACTGGCCGGCCGTGTTCGAGGCGATCGGCACTGCGCTGGTCAAGGTCCAGGACGAGCTGCGCGGCGTGCGCAGCCGTCTCTCCGATGTCGAGGCCGAGATCGCCTCGCTCGAGCGCGCCCGCCCGCAGGCTGGCCGGCCTGGCGCTCCGAAGCGCGATGTCGCCATCGCGGTCGAGGCGCCGCAGCCCCTCGCGGCCGAATTCACCGTGAGCTATCGCGTCACCGGCGCGAACTGGACGCCGACCTATGAGGCAAGGCTGACCACCACGGCAGAGAAGCCGGAGATCGCCCTGACGCGCCGTGCCGAGATCCGCCAGCGCAGCGGCGAGTCCTGGGACGATGTCGCCCTGACGCTCTCGACCACACGCTCGGCCGGCGGCACCCGTGCGCCCGATCTTGCACCCATGCAGGTGGCCTTCTTCGAGCCGCCCGCCATCTATGAAAGCCGCTCGCGCGCCGGTGCGGCTCCTGCGGCCATGGCGGCCGCACGCGCCAAGGCCGAAGCCGAGGCGCTGGCCGCACAGTCGCAGCGTGCCATCACCCCTGCCCCCGCCCCGGTGCCTGCACGGCCGGCCGAGGTCGAAGTCGCGACGATCGAGGCCGGCGCCTATCAGGCGAATTTCCAGGTGCCCGGCCGCGCCACGATCCCGCAGGACGGCTCGCCGAAGACGGTCGTGCTGACCCAGCGCAAGGCGGAAGCGACGCTCGCCGCCCGCACCGTGCCCGAGCTGGAGCAGAAGGCCTATCTGGAAGCCGGCTTTGTGCATGAGGAGGAGGCGCCGCTCCTGCCCGGCCGCGTCGCGCTGCATCGCGACGGCAGCTATGTCGGCATGGGGCAGGTCGGGCTGGTGGCGCCGGGCGACAAGCTCGAGCTCGGCTTCGGCGCCGATGACCGGATCAAGGTCAGCTACGCCCCGGTGAAGCGGCGCGAGAACGAGCCTAGCTGGCTCGGCCAGAGCCGCACCGACCAGCGCGAGTTCCGCACGGTGGTGAAGAGCCTGCACGCCAGGCCGGTGAAGGTGACCGTGCTCGGGCGCATCCCCTTCTCGGAGAGCACCGCCATCGCGGTCGAGCCCATCTCCGCCCAGACCACTCCACCGACCGAGAAGCAGGTCGGCGACCGGCGCGGCGTCTCGTCCTGGACCTTCGACCTCGCCCCCGGCGCCGAGAAGGAACTCAAGCTCGCCTATCGCCTCAAATGGCCGGGCGACCGCGAGCTCTCCTATGACGAGCAGCCGCTGCCGGGCCGCTGA
- a CDS encoding NAD(P)H-dependent oxidoreductase has protein sequence MKILYVFAHPEERSLNGSLREVAFAELRAQGHEILVSDLYAMGWKSQVDRQDFPQWPADKRLLVPAASKAGFASAALTADVEAEIAKLRAADGIILHFPLWWFSMPAILKGWVDRVFAYGYGYGVGEHSDARWGDRYGEGMFQDKRAMLVVTAGGWAPHYSARGINGPIDDLLFPIQHGVLFYPGAQVLPPYVLYQADRIDEARFASEAERLRARMRGFLTEAPIPYRRQNGGDYSIPGCELQPWLGGPDASGFALHSADASPVAARLSAVAG, from the coding sequence ATGAAAATCCTCTACGTCTTCGCTCATCCCGAGGAGCGCTCGCTCAATGGCTCGCTGCGCGAGGTCGCATTCGCGGAGCTACGTGCGCAAGGTCATGAGATCCTCGTCTCGGATCTCTACGCCATGGGCTGGAAATCGCAGGTCGATCGCCAGGATTTCCCACAATGGCCCGCCGATAAGAGGTTGCTCGTCCCGGCCGCCTCGAAGGCCGGCTTCGCCTCCGCCGCGCTGACGGCCGATGTCGAGGCCGAGATCGCGAAGCTGCGGGCGGCCGACGGCATCATCCTGCATTTCCCGCTGTGGTGGTTCAGCATGCCGGCGATTCTGAAGGGTTGGGTCGACCGCGTCTTCGCCTATGGCTACGGCTATGGCGTCGGCGAGCACAGCGATGCCCGCTGGGGTGATCGCTATGGCGAAGGCATGTTCCAGGACAAGCGCGCCATGCTGGTCGTCACGGCCGGGGGCTGGGCGCCGCATTATTCGGCGCGCGGCATCAACGGGCCGATCGACGACCTGCTCTTCCCGATCCAGCACGGCGTGCTGTTCTATCCGGGCGCGCAGGTGCTGCCGCCCTATGTGCTCTATCAGGCCGACCGGATCGACGAGGCGCGCTTCGCGTCCGAGGCGGAGCGCCTGCGGGCGCGGATGCGCGGCTTCTTGACCGAGGCACCCATTCCGTACCGCAGGCAGAACGGCGGCGACTATTCGATCCCGGGATGCGAGCTGCAGCCGTGGCTCGGTGGCCCGGACGCGAGCGGCTTTGCGCTGCACAGCGCCGATGCATCGCCGGTCGCCGCCAGGCTCTCGGCCGTGGCGGGCTGA
- a CDS encoding type 1 glutamine amidotransferase produces the protein MIQTSSRPLRLLFVDGNTHEHREGLRKAYGMAYGEAYAAEIAAIAPGIISDICLPADEGANLPDGAGLEAYDGVFLTGSALHIYDIEPAVTRQVELMRAIYASGTPCFGSCWGIQVGSVAAGGTVTANPKGREVGFARRISPTEAGRCHKLLDSRPAAFDAPAIHLDTIALPAHGTTILASNAYSQVQAAEIKHNGGTFWGVQYHPEFPLKQVASILGRMVPLLIDEGFRKDEASTEAWLDDLRTLDAAPVDRQDLAWAHGLDREVLDAERRVTELRNFVEHRIKPHASTRSRA, from the coding sequence ATGATCCAGACCAGCTCCCGCCCGCTCCGCCTGCTCTTCGTCGACGGCAACACACACGAGCATCGCGAAGGGCTGCGCAAGGCTTACGGCATGGCCTATGGCGAGGCCTATGCCGCCGAGATCGCAGCGATCGCGCCCGGCATCATCTCAGACATCTGCCTGCCGGCCGACGAGGGCGCCAACCTGCCTGATGGCGCCGGGCTCGAAGCCTATGACGGCGTCTTCCTCACCGGCTCTGCCTTGCACATCTACGACATCGAGCCGGCGGTGACGCGGCAGGTCGAATTGATGCGGGCGATCTATGCCAGCGGCACCCCCTGCTTCGGCTCCTGCTGGGGCATCCAGGTCGGCTCGGTCGCGGCCGGCGGCACCGTCACCGCCAATCCGAAGGGCCGCGAGGTCGGCTTCGCCCGCCGGATATCGCCGACCGAGGCGGGTCGGTGCCACAAGCTGCTCGACAGCCGCCCGGCCGCCTTCGACGCCCCGGCGATCCATCTCGACACCATCGCGCTCCCCGCGCATGGCACGACCATCCTCGCCTCCAACGCCTACAGCCAGGTCCAGGCGGCCGAGATCAAGCACAATGGCGGCACCTTCTGGGGCGTGCAGTATCACCCCGAATTCCCGCTGAAGCAGGTCGCCTCGATCCTCGGACGCATGGTGCCGCTTCTGATCGACGAGGGCTTCCGCAAGGACGAGGCCTCGACGGAAGCCTGGCTCGACGACCTGCGCACCCTCGACGCCGCGCCCGTCGACCGGCAGGACCTCGCCTGGGCACATGGGCTCGACCGCGAGGTGCTCGACGCCGAGCGCCGCGTCACGGAACTCCGCAACTTCGTCGAGCACCGCATCAAGCCGCACGCCAGCACGCGCAGCCGCGCCTGA
- a CDS encoding LysR family transcriptional regulator yields the protein MDKSEISLDRMRSFVRVAERGSLSAVARELGIGQSSVSRHVQELEDALGVALFARTTRRVALTEEGARYYAHCLQILRLVERAHEEMQATAEAPAGVVRLSCTAAFGTRQLSPLIFAFQDRHPDIDIDLSLTDERINLVQEGVDLALRLGPLSDSSTKLRSLGNSRRLLVAAPSYLARYGRPRTPADLAGHQGIRMTNIAGSDRLVLSGPGGERFEVPFGGRFRVDHGLAAREALAAGRGLGPAHRWLVDDLLADGRLESVMPDYAVASVPLSLLIRPERASIARVRLLIDYLTAEIARIPGIEPS from the coding sequence ATGGATAAATCAGAGATCTCGCTCGATCGGATGCGCAGCTTCGTGCGGGTCGCCGAAAGGGGCAGCCTGTCGGCCGTCGCGCGCGAGCTCGGCATCGGGCAATCGTCGGTGTCACGGCATGTTCAGGAGCTCGAGGATGCGCTCGGCGTCGCGCTCTTCGCCCGCACCACGCGCCGTGTCGCGCTGACAGAGGAAGGTGCCCGCTACTATGCACACTGCCTCCAGATCCTGCGGCTCGTCGAACGGGCGCATGAGGAGATGCAGGCCACCGCGGAGGCGCCAGCGGGAGTCGTCCGCCTCTCCTGCACCGCCGCTTTCGGCACGCGCCAACTTTCCCCGCTGATCTTCGCCTTCCAGGATCGCCACCCGGATATCGACATCGACCTCAGCCTCACCGACGAGCGGATCAACCTCGTGCAGGAGGGCGTCGATCTCGCGCTGCGCCTCGGGCCGTTGAGCGACAGCTCGACAAAGCTGCGCAGCCTCGGCAACTCCCGCCGCCTGCTCGTCGCCGCGCCGTCCTACCTCGCCCGCTACGGCCGCCCCCGGACGCCTGCGGACCTCGCCGGCCATCAGGGAATCCGCATGACGAACATTGCGGGCAGCGACCGTCTCGTCCTGTCCGGACCGGGCGGCGAGCGCTTCGAGGTTCCGTTCGGCGGCCGCTTTCGCGTCGATCATGGCCTGGCGGCGCGCGAGGCGCTGGCAGCCGGCCGCGGATTGGGACCGGCCCATCGCTGGCTGGTCGACGATCTCCTCGCCGACGGCCGGCTCGAGTCGGTCATGCCGGACTATGCGGTGGCATCAGTGCCGCTCAGCCTGCTGATCCGCCCGGAGCGTGCCAGCATCGCTCGCGTGCGCCTGCTAATCGACTATCTCACCGCCGAGATCGCCCGCATTCCCGGAATCGAGCCGAGCTGA
- a CDS encoding DMT family transporter: MSSFSRQGGIVHPSPTWLQRAWANAYLLLILTTLMWAGNAVASRLAVGNISPMALTSFRWVAVCLIMPFLLRDQLRKHWPVLRARWRFIALLGVLGFTAFNTLMYLAAYSTSAINIGILQGSIPVFVLIGALVAYRTPIGGMQALGVAVTLLGVAVTASRGDINVLMGLRFVTGDLLMILACALYAGYTVAIRNRPAVPGLVFFTTVACVACLFSLPLLAGEIALGKFHVPTAEGWAILAFTVIGPSILSQLFFMRAIEIIGPGRAGVFVNLVPVFAPILAVLILGEPFGLYHALALALVLGGIFIAERLGR, encoded by the coding sequence ATGAGCTCTTTCTCGCGACAGGGCGGAATCGTGCACCCTTCCCCGACTTGGCTGCAACGCGCCTGGGCCAATGCCTATCTGCTGCTGATCCTGACGACGCTGATGTGGGCGGGCAACGCGGTGGCGAGCCGGCTCGCCGTCGGCAACATCTCGCCGATGGCCTTGACCTCGTTCCGCTGGGTCGCGGTCTGCCTGATCATGCCCTTTCTGCTGCGCGACCAGCTCCGGAAGCACTGGCCGGTGTTGCGCGCGCGCTGGCGCTTCATCGCGCTGCTCGGCGTCCTCGGCTTCACCGCCTTCAACACGCTGATGTATCTCGCCGCCTATTCGACCTCGGCGATCAATATCGGCATTCTGCAGGGCTCGATCCCGGTCTTCGTGCTGATCGGCGCGCTCGTCGCCTATCGCACTCCGATCGGCGGCATGCAGGCGCTTGGTGTGGCGGTGACGCTGCTGGGCGTCGCCGTCACCGCGAGCCGCGGCGACATCAACGTCCTGATGGGGTTGCGCTTCGTGACCGGCGATCTGCTGATGATCCTCGCCTGCGCGCTCTATGCCGGCTACACGGTGGCGATCCGCAACCGGCCGGCGGTGCCGGGCCTCGTCTTCTTCACGACAGTGGCGTGTGTCGCCTGCCTGTTCTCGCTGCCGCTGCTCGCCGGCGAGATCGCGCTCGGCAAATTCCATGTCCCGACGGCGGAGGGCTGGGCGATCCTGGCCTTCACGGTGATCGGCCCCTCGATCCTGTCGCAGCTCTTCTTCATGCGCGCCATCGAGATCATCGGCCCGGGCCGGGCCGGCGTCTTCGTCAATCTCGTGCCGGTCTTCGCGCCGATCCTCGCCGTGCTGATCCTCGGCGAGCCCTTCGGCCTCTATCACGCCCTGGCGCTGGCCCTCGTGCTCGGCGGCATCTTCATCGCCGAGCGGCTGGGGCGGTAA